The following proteins are encoded in a genomic region of Streptomyces lunaelactis:
- a CDS encoding DUF7873 family protein, with amino-acid sequence MAKLNQIIAVEKGVKSKAHQDLTTAHHGLQKPALLAGISRTYQPKDEEGEQLPPESTRVQVKAEDVLRETAKTLTRLFDVTATKDWANCTARADVTVDGRVLVSEVPVAYLLFLEKQLTDINTFVRKLPVLDASESWSQDPSTDAWKTESVRTLRTKKVPRNHVKAEATEKHPAQVEVYYEDIPVGYWTTVKFSGALPARRVNELLERVEKLQQAVKFAREEANGAEVTDQRVGDAVFGYLFG; translated from the coding sequence GTGGCGAAACTCAATCAGATCATCGCAGTCGAGAAAGGCGTCAAGTCCAAGGCGCATCAGGACCTGACGACAGCGCATCACGGGCTGCAGAAGCCCGCGCTGCTCGCCGGCATCTCGCGTACGTACCAGCCGAAGGACGAGGAGGGCGAGCAGCTGCCGCCCGAGTCCACGCGGGTGCAGGTCAAGGCCGAGGATGTGCTGCGCGAGACCGCGAAGACGCTGACCCGGCTGTTCGACGTGACCGCCACCAAGGACTGGGCCAACTGCACCGCGCGCGCCGATGTCACGGTGGACGGGCGGGTCCTGGTGAGCGAGGTGCCGGTGGCGTATCTCCTCTTTCTCGAGAAGCAGTTGACGGACATCAACACCTTTGTGCGCAAGCTGCCGGTGCTCGATGCCTCGGAGTCGTGGTCTCAGGACCCGTCGACCGACGCATGGAAGACCGAGTCGGTACGGACTCTGCGTACGAAGAAGGTCCCGCGCAACCATGTGAAGGCGGAGGCGACCGAAAAGCATCCCGCGCAGGTCGAGGTGTACTACGAGGACATTCCGGTCGGTTACTGGACGACCGTGAAATTCTCCGGTGCGCTGCCGGCCCGGCGGGTGAATGAACTGCTCGAGCGGGTGGAAAAGCTTCAGCAGGCCGTGAAGTTCGCCCGCGAGGAGGCGAATGGCGCGGAGGTCACCGACCAGCGGGTGGGCGACGCCGTATTTGGCTATCTGTTCGGGTAG
- a CDS encoding carbohydrate kinase family protein, whose amino-acid sequence MSDGQGGALLVIGDVVTDVVARHRTLPPAVGRGDPRLTSFPRGTDTAARIRILPGGAGANAACWAARWGCADVTLLGRVGEDEAGWHEKHLRAAGVRPLLVPDAEAPTATVIALVDATAERTFLTDSGAVLRISRADWSPSMLDGVGHLHLSGYLLFADTSRELALLALESARARGVPVSVDPASAGFITELGVDRVLAAVDGAAVLIPNGDEARLLTGLSDPADAAAKLSRHVPLTVVTLGAEGALVAESGRVTARVAPFPADAVDSTGAGDAFTGAFLAARLAGADAATAAAQGCRAGAEAVTVVGGRP is encoded by the coding sequence GTGAGCGATGGCCAGGGGGGCGCACTGCTGGTCATCGGGGATGTCGTCACGGATGTCGTGGCCAGGCACCGCACGCTTCCCCCGGCCGTCGGCCGGGGGGACCCCCGTCTCACTTCGTTCCCCCGGGGGACGGACACGGCGGCCCGGATCCGCATACTGCCGGGTGGGGCGGGGGCCAACGCGGCCTGCTGGGCGGCGCGTTGGGGCTGTGCGGACGTAACGCTGCTGGGGCGGGTCGGCGAGGACGAGGCGGGCTGGCACGAGAAGCATCTGCGGGCCGCGGGCGTACGTCCCCTCCTCGTCCCGGACGCCGAGGCTCCGACCGCGACCGTCATCGCCCTGGTCGACGCGACGGCCGAGCGGACGTTCCTCACCGACAGCGGTGCGGTGCTGCGGATATCCCGCGCGGACTGGTCGCCTTCGATGCTGGACGGCGTCGGCCATCTGCATCTGTCCGGCTATCTGCTCTTCGCCGACACCAGCCGTGAACTGGCCCTGCTCGCACTGGAGTCGGCGCGAGCCCGCGGCGTCCCGGTGAGCGTGGACCCGGCATCCGCGGGCTTCATCACCGAGCTCGGCGTGGACCGCGTGCTGGCGGCGGTCGACGGCGCGGCCGTCCTCATCCCGAACGGCGACGAGGCCCGCCTCCTCACCGGCCTCTCCGACCCGGCCGACGCGGCGGCCAAGCTGAGCCGGCATGTCCCGCTGACCGTTGTCACCCTGGGCGCCGAGGGCGCCCTGGTCGCGGAGTCCGGCAGGGTCACGGCCCGCGTCGCGCCGTTCCCGGCGGATGCGGTGGACTCCACGGGCGCGGGCGACGCGTTCACGGGTGCGTTCCTCGCTGCGCGGCTGGCGGGGGCGGATGCGGCGACGGCCGCGGCGCAGGGCTGCCGGGCGGGCGCGGAGGCGGTGACGGTGGTCGGCGGCCGCCCGTAG
- a CDS encoding cupin domain-containing protein: MGFKDRTRTRMVLAGCLAALATVPSAANATPGSGVSGTVLAQGVSEGTLKLKAKGTTDVVVRTITIAPGGSTGWHTHAGQLLAVVKSGTLTRTLDDCSVEVTSAGTAFIEPSGKKHRHIGRNLGSEPVVLYVTYLLPTGSALSDDADAPPCAGK; this comes from the coding sequence ATGGGATTCAAGGACAGAACGCGTACGCGGATGGTCCTGGCCGGATGCCTCGCAGCGCTCGCGACGGTGCCCTCCGCGGCGAACGCCACGCCCGGCAGCGGCGTTTCGGGCACGGTCCTCGCACAGGGAGTTTCGGAGGGGACCCTCAAGCTGAAGGCCAAGGGGACGACGGATGTGGTCGTACGGACGATCACGATCGCCCCGGGCGGCTCCACAGGCTGGCACACGCACGCCGGGCAGCTTCTCGCCGTCGTCAAGTCCGGGACGCTGACTCGCACTCTGGACGACTGCTCCGTCGAGGTCACGTCCGCTGGTACGGCCTTCATCGAACCGTCCGGCAAGAAGCACCGGCACATCGGGCGCAATCTGGGCAGCGAGCCGGTCGTCCTGTACGTGACGTATCTGCTGCCCACGGGCAGCGCACTGTCCGACGACGCGGACGCGCCGCCGTGCGCCGGTAAGTAG
- a CDS encoding D-2-hydroxyacid dehydrogenase family protein, with protein sequence MTLHCAVLDDYQDVALSMADWSALGSDVEVTSLQSHFTHEDEVVEAVGDCEILVAMRERTPFTASLFARLPRLQLLITSGMRNASIDLEAAARHGVTVCGTSSSSEPPAELTWALILGLARHVVQEGSAFRDDGPWQSTVGADLHGSRLALLGLGRIGAKVARVGQAFGMEVMAWSRHLTDERAAEVGVVRAHSLGELLEAGDFVSVHLQLGDRTRGLIGAKELERMRRTAYLVNTSRAAIVDQAALVRALHDGWIAGAGADVFETEPLPEDDPLRSAPNFLGLPHLGYVTRRNYEGYFRQAVEDIAAYLAGRPVRTLGPSPG encoded by the coding sequence ATGACGCTGCACTGTGCCGTGCTCGACGACTACCAGGATGTCGCGCTGTCCATGGCGGACTGGTCGGCCCTCGGAAGTGATGTCGAAGTGACCTCGCTGCAAAGTCACTTCACACACGAGGACGAGGTCGTGGAGGCCGTCGGCGACTGCGAGATCCTCGTAGCGATGCGCGAACGCACCCCGTTCACCGCCTCCCTCTTCGCCCGGCTGCCGCGTCTGCAGCTGCTGATCACGTCCGGTATGCGCAACGCGTCCATCGACCTCGAAGCCGCCGCCCGCCACGGTGTCACCGTCTGCGGCACCAGCAGCAGCTCCGAACCGCCCGCCGAGCTGACCTGGGCGCTGATCCTCGGACTGGCGCGGCACGTCGTCCAGGAGGGCTCGGCCTTCCGCGACGACGGCCCCTGGCAGAGCACCGTCGGCGCCGATCTGCACGGAAGTCGGCTCGCGCTCCTCGGCCTCGGCAGGATCGGCGCGAAAGTCGCCCGCGTCGGACAGGCCTTCGGGATGGAGGTCATGGCGTGGAGCCGGCACCTCACCGACGAGCGGGCCGCGGAGGTCGGGGTCGTACGCGCCCACTCGCTCGGGGAGTTGCTCGAAGCCGGTGACTTCGTCTCCGTACATCTGCAGCTCGGCGACCGCACCCGCGGGCTGATCGGCGCGAAAGAGCTCGAGCGGATGCGGCGTACGGCCTACCTGGTCAACACCTCGCGGGCCGCGATCGTCGACCAGGCAGCGCTGGTGCGGGCCCTGCACGACGGCTGGATCGCCGGAGCGGGCGCCGACGTCTTCGAGACGGAGCCGCTGCCCGAGGACGACCCGTTGCGCTCCGCGCCGAACTTCCTCGGGCTGCCGCACCTCGGCTATGTGACCCGGCGCAATTACGAGGGGTACTTCCGGCAGGCCGTCGAGGACATCGCCGCATATCTCGCCGGCCGGCCCGTCCGTACGCTCGGTCCCAGCCCGGGGTAG
- a CDS encoding uridine kinase: protein MRFEAISWERLTAALVGRIMEAKAEDGSPWLRIGVDGAPAAPAGELAGRVAEALRVRGRGVLVVGTGGFLRPASLRYEYGREDPDTYYSGWFDTGALWREVFGPLEAGGSGRVLPDLWDPATDRATRSARVELPPGGVLLLHGPLLLGHWFPFDLTVHLRLSAAALRRRTEESERWTLPAFQRYEDEVEPGAAADVLVQADDPRRPAWGGPDREA, encoded by the coding sequence ATGCGATTCGAGGCGATCTCCTGGGAGCGGCTGACCGCTGCCCTCGTCGGCCGGATCATGGAGGCCAAGGCGGAGGACGGCAGTCCGTGGCTGCGCATTGGTGTCGACGGGGCTCCCGCCGCGCCGGCCGGGGAGCTCGCCGGGCGGGTTGCCGAAGCGCTGCGGGTGCGGGGGCGGGGCGTCCTTGTCGTCGGGACCGGGGGGTTTCTGCGGCCCGCCTCGCTGCGGTACGAGTACGGGCGCGAGGACCCCGATACGTACTACAGCGGCTGGTTCGACACCGGGGCGCTGTGGCGTGAGGTCTTCGGGCCGCTGGAGGCAGGCGGCAGCGGGCGGGTGCTGCCCGATCTGTGGGATCCGGCGACCGACCGGGCGACCCGTAGTGCGCGGGTGGAACTGCCGCCGGGCGGCGTCCTGTTGCTGCACGGACCGCTTCTCCTCGGGCACTGGTTCCCGTTCGATCTCACCGTGCATCTGCGGCTGTCGGCCGCTGCGCTCCGGCGGCGTACGGAGGAGAGCGAGCGCTGGACACTGCCCGCGTTCCAGCGGTACGAGGACGAGGTGGAGCCGGGGGCGGCGGCGGACGTGCTCGTACAGGCCGACGATCCCCGCCGTCCCGCGTGGGGTGGGCCGGACCGAGAGGCCTGA